The DNA region ATAGAATCTctgcagcctcagaaattgcagcccaaataaaggcttcacagagttcaagtaacagacccatctcaacatcaactgttcagaagactGCATGAAACAGGCATTCATGGTGGAATTGctacaaataaaccactactaaaggacaccaattagaagaagagacttgcttgggccaagaaaaacaagcaatggacattagaccagtggaaatctgtccattggtctgatgagtccaaatttgagatttttggttccaaccgctgtgtctttgtaagATGTAGAGTAGgggaacagatgatctctgcatgtgtggttcccaccgtgaagcatggaggaggtggtgtgatggtgtgggggtgctttgctggtgacactgtctgtgatttatttagaattcagggaacgtttaaccagcatggctaccacagcattctgcagcgatacgccatcccatctgttttgggcttagtgggactataatttgtttttcaacaggacaatgacccaaaatacacctccaggctgtgtcagggctatttgagcaagaaggaaagtgatggagtgctgcatcagatgacctggcctccacaatcacccgacctcaacccaattgagatggtttgggatgagttggaccgcagagtgaaggaaaagcagccaacaagtgctcagcacatgtggtaactccttcaagactgttgaaaaagcaatccaggtgaatctggttgagagaatgccaagagtgtgcaaagctgtcatcaaggcaaagggtggttactttgaagaatctaaaatctaaaatacattttgatttgtttaacacttttggttactacatgattccatatgtgctatttcatagttttgatgtcttcactactattctacaatgtagaaaatagtaaaaataaagaaaaattWGTaggtgaatgagtaggtgtgtccaaacttttgactggtactgcagttTGAATAAAATATCACAAAAATGGTGCAGCAGTTGAACACACTTGATATTAAATTGTGGTGCTTTCAGCTCTTCTCAAAGAATAGTAACTTTTTACGTACAGTGTGAGCTGATACCCTGAAAAAGATCTTGCCTGTGATATGAATACTGTGATGCTAATTTAGTCCTATTTCTTTCTCAGTCAAAACATAAACAGGAACATACATGTATGAAATAAATAGTATGTGAccattcatatactgtatttgtgTATTGAATTAACAGAAAATGGCTTTCAATTCTTACAAATCAAATAAAGCACAATAATTAATATGTTGTCGTCTTCTTTTACTATTGCATTATATCAGGGTTTTATTTCCCCATAACAAATCAACATATTAAGATTCATATTTTCAAACCATACAATCAAAAAAATACTCCCTGGAAGAGATGGCTTTTCAATAGCAAATAGCTACACCGACAACAGTACTGGCATCTGGCAACAGATTAAAATATTAAAAGATTCCACCAGGCTCCAGCAGAGAATACAATTGTTTGAAGTTATGGTGTCCCTCTCCTTGGCTTGTCTCTAGCTAGCCCTAAGGCCTGTCCCTGACTATGTTTCTGACAGTCAGAGTTAGCAGCAGGTTATATTGAGTGAGATATGTGGTTCAGAGAMTCTATGGAGCATCACAGGAGTCACCTTCAATGAGCTCTAATGGCAGTGGGTGTGTAGGTCTAACCCTTAGATTGgaggaagctgtttttcaataaACTGCTTGATATCCATCATTTCCTGTTGGACGCAAGAGAGAAAAGTATTACTACACAAAATATAATACAATAATTTCATATAAACTCTAGTATGCATGTTTAAAGACTTCAAAAAGTGCCAATCTTCTAAGTTCAACCATATTACAGAATTCACACAGCTGCTGTACAAACCATACTAACCTCAGGGCAGGCACTGTGAGGCATTCTGGGATAAGTATTTTAGYTGATGTTGGATAGGTTACAGAGGGTCTTCAGTttctccattttattttattttacgggCACCAGAGGGTCCGCCTCGCCATGGCACTGGAGGACATGTATCTCCTTGTTGGCAGAGTTGGCCGACYCCTGAGAAGGACAACATTAGGCTTATATTTAAAATCAGCTATGACTTGCAAAGTCTCTAGAATGATTTTGTCGATGTCTGGGAATTTACTTTGACCATTGTTGATTTGTGTGGTTTGGTAAAGTAACAAGCTAATAGACTGTTTACATTCCAAAACAATAGAATGGATCTTATGTATATGAGGGAAGGTGTGCTGTAGAGGGAGCCAGCAGCTGAGAGCAACCACTTTCCCCAGCTTCTGTTGGGTCGTGAGAGCAGTGTAGAGAGACAACGCTCCACCCTGTATACACCAAAGCACATAAATCATTACTATCGCTATGTCTTACCACTGAGTTTAGtacacttcagtgttgttttacagtttttttgttgtcatgGGCTAGTCTACCTGAGAAAACCCACCAAGAACAATTCTGTGGGATGTTATTCCATTCTTCACTTCTTGATCAATCAGCGTTTTAACTGAGAAGACAGGCAGCACTCAATGAAATCAAACTCAAATAGAATCAAGCTCAGGTTCACACAGTTTAAAACATTACCATACTGTATGCCCTAGTGCAGCTACATCTAAACCATGTAGACTCACTTTTCTCTGAAGCCTGTTTAATACCAGCTTCGTCTTCCTCTGCATCTGTTTGCAATCTGATGATGTCAAACCTATAACATAGAGGGAAGTGATTAACCCAAATCGGCTACTGTTCTTTGATATTGCCTTCTTTTTATAAATTTAAATAAACTTGACTTCTTACCAGGAAGGCTTGGATATGCCCACGTTTAATGTAAGAGGCTTGATTGGACTGAAAAATTTTAAGAAAAGAAAATACTTTCACTGTTTAataaatgcatatacagttgaagtcggaagtttacatacaccttagctaaatacatttaaactcagtttttcacaattcctgacatttaatccaagtaaaaattatCTGTCtaagatcagttaggatcaccacttggggagaatgatttatttcagcttttatttctttcatcacattcccagtctgtcagaagttaacatacactcaattagtatttggtagcattgtctttaaattgtttaactcccacaataagttgggtgaattttggaccattcctcctgacagagctggtgtaactgagtcaggtttttaaggcctctttgctcgcacacactttttcagttctgcctacaaattttctataggattgaggtcagggctttgtgatgaacactccaataccttgactttgttgttcttaagccattttgccacaactttggaagtatgcttggggtcattgtccatttggaagacccatttgcgaccaagctttaacttcctgactgatgtcttgagatgttgcttcaatatagccacaatttcccttcctcatgatgccatctattttgtgaattgcaccagtctctcctgcagcaaagcacgaccacaacatgatgctgccacccacatgcttcatggttgggatggtgtccatcggcttgcaagcctccccctttttcctccaaacatatcgatggtcattatggccaaacagttctatttttgtttcatcagaccagaggacatttctccaaaaagtatgatctttgtccccatgtgctgttgcaaaccatagtctgactttgttatggcggttttggagcagtggcttcttccttgctgaacggcctttcaggttatgtcgatataggactcgttttactgtggatatagatacttttgtacctgtttcctccagcatcttcaataggtcctttgcttttgttctgggattgatttgcacttttcccaccaaagtaggttcatctctaggagacagaacgcgtctccttcctgagcagcatgacgactgcgtggtcccatggtgtttatacttgcYtactattgtttgtacagatgaatgaggtaccttcaggcatttggaaattgctcccaaggatgaagcagacttgtgaaggtctacaattttttttctgaggtcttggctgatttctttggattttcccatgatgtcaagcaaagaggcactgagtttgaaggtaggccttgaaatacaWccacaggtacacctccaattgactcaaatgatgtcaattagcctatcagaagcttctaaagccatggaattttccaagctgtttaaaggcacagtcaacttagtgtatgtaaacttctgacccactggaattgtgatacagtgaattataaatgaaataatctgtctgtaaacaattgttggaaaaactacttgtgtcatgcacaaagtagatgtcctaaccgacttaccaaaactatagtttYtttacaataaatttgtggagtggttgaaaaacaagttttaatgactccagcctaagtgtatgtaaacttccgacttcaactgtattaacaAACTGTAATCAATAATCACGATCATCAACAATCTCCAAATACAGGAGCTGTGCTTGTCCACAGAGGTACTCACGCGTGAGGACACATGTTTTTCACATGTGGTGTCTGGATCCCAGCAAAGGCCTCTGCCCAGACATTGCTATGAACAAAAGCAAAAGACATCTTATGAGCTTAAGACTACAGTAAATGGAAATAAATACAGATAACTCTTGAGTCAATTGTGAGTGGTAGGAGTAAAATGAGGGATGAAATGAATGAGCTGTACTGCACATACCCAGTGTCACCCAGGCCATGAAGAAATATCACCTGTAATGcaaaagaaatacagaaatacacaatgTGGTTAGCTTTATTGACAACGCGTCAATGTCAATGGCTGGTAGGTCTAGGTTTGGGGTGTTCAACCCTCCACCTGCAAGCtactgtgcaggcttttgttacaGCCCTACACTAAAACAACTGATACTAGCAGCCCACTAGGGGGGCatttactgggaatacagacgTATGTGAGACAATAATGTGAGAGCAAGTTATTGTCTGTAACAACATGCATGTTGCCTTCAATGRTCGCTGCCAAACATCCCTCACTCACCGCTGCAGTAGCTTTCCGAGCGGCAGGTACAATAGCAGGCAACGGCAATGACATATTATTACCGCACATACaaccagtggcggatttaggtttaggcgacatgggcagccgcccagggcgYCATCTTGCCAGGTGCGGGGCACCGACATAAAAAAAAatcggaatggtgacatttgcaggatcggttttctatcgctcatttgcacgttacgtcaatgatatcatgtcaccgtgtgggactgtgggtcaattaaccttgtcggagtgggcgccctgattctagtttgtaagctaggcaggctactgcctgggaaagtctcccactcagaagtacgagatggggacgggggtgggggtaggttgacctcaggtctccccactggaatcCCGAGGTAGGGAGagtgggggaatctatcaaatagtgcacctctaactttgtacagtactgtacaccaccaaggtgaattggtttagtcttgactcttggttttCAGTTTTGGGGGATGgataatgtattgatgctcgagtgccaaatcaacacaaatttgtttcgATTTGTCTTTGTTAcgtctttttgatatttatgagtcttatttttatatatatatttatatagttttaaatgttatgattattttttgtgttccaaatgtctgaaaaAATTAGTTAGTGCGACGGGCGCTgaagggagccatacaagctagaaccgccactgcataCAACGTACGTAGTTGGCATTCAACAACAGAATTGACGATGTATGCTTGGATGGGAATGATTTGCGATAGTTATGTGGGTACAGTTTGTTTACGTAGTCGCGGGCATCAGTTTGGCAGAGAGCGAGCGCAGCACACATTCTTTAACTGGTAAACACAATGGATAGGACAATATTATAATCCAATCAAGCTGTAGGAAATCTAGATGTTCCAAAAATCAGTGAAACAATGGTACTTCCGCTTCCGGCATGTGAATATGTCACGTCACGTGAGCCACATCCATGGTTCCTGATTTTGTCCTTGGGTAACACTGGCATGTGGAGAGAACAATGTCTTTTACCAAAAAAACTGGTGGGAAGGCATTAGATATTTTGCAGAATTTGCCTCGTATTACATTAGCAAACTTGCGAGCGGAACCGGGGACAAAGAAAGCTGTAAGTATGCGTGTATTAGCTAGCCCAAAAGTTGCTGaaaagctagcaagctagctgtcATGGCTAGAatagtcagagaggaagagggcccAACTCGGCgtaaaatctgtctccctccaacaGGTGGCGTTTATTcgcccaccaagcaaggagttcttgctgtcgaatttggtcaacaacaacaaataatggcttatttgctacgtgaggtttatttgatcaaatagatgTTTCCTAATGCTTGAGTTGTTACGAGTGTAACTTACTGGTATAAAATAGGAGATGTGACATCCCTGCACCTTCGAGAAAAAACAATTTTACATCCgagttgtctcgagatggctatgcatgTTTATGTCATagcatgtttatttttatttttaaatccttttttattattattacatgtcAAATTACAATACAGTAACAACACAAACATAGGATGTCACTACACGTATTTTTTCTCTGaagaaacataaaataacattaaagtaAAAAAAAWWWTTTTTTAATCACTACACATGAATTGAGTTTCACAAGTTAAAGTTCCTAAAATAAGGTCAAGGGTTACAAATGTACAAACCTATGATAGAGTTGTAAGAAtagcgttttttgttgttgttattgactAATTCTAGAGATTTTATTAAATATTGGATTTGAAGTAGAAATATATATTGCATTTGGGGACAgatttaaaatatttgtttttgtctatataaAGTTTACCAGAGAGAATGAAATTAACGACTAACGACTAATTCAGAAGTTCTGTTTTCATTTGAATAGATGGGTCttattattaaaataaaacatgtaaatccTTAACTCTTAAATAGttaaaataacttcacagagtcACACTCATATAAAAAGTGTATAATAGTTTCCCCTTCTTTATCACAGAAAAGTCATATGTCCTCTAAGTCAGTGGTTCTCAAATGGTTTTGCTTGGGGACCCAAATTTGACAATGACAATTTCGTCGCGACCCAATATTATGGACTGCTGATtattacattttgtaatgttgtatTGCAGCTGCCTTCTTGGGCAGGCTTTACTTGCAAAATAGACTGTCTCACAGTCTACTATTATGGTATTAAAGAAAGTCATTCAAATATTTTTCacaattatttaaatgtaacctttatttaaactaggcaagtcagttaagaacaaattcttatttacaatgacggcctaccccggccaaacctggaccacgctgggccaattgtgcgccgccctatgggactcccaatcacggccggatgtgatgcagcctggattaaCTGAGAAAACAACATGTATTATCAGTTCAAGAGAATAAGCCATTTAATTAGGCGACCAGTTCACCTGTGGAGTGTAATAAATTATCAGACTCAGAACATGACATTaaaaccagtccaataatgttaatgaacagtaacacataccagtgcttaaaatagaaaaaacaacaatcaTTAGGAATTCGTAATCATCAATTACCATGTGAATAGTTTCACAACCTTGAAAAGTTTTTTTAAAGGTGTACGTTTTTAACCAgttcaataaaatgtaatataaatgtcAGAATTaatgaacaataaaaaatgtacatagTGAACAATAACTCATTAAcctatttattgtgtgtgtgtgtggcctatcaGTGGGAAAGCTGGGGGTTTCTTCAGATAAGTTTATTGAAGTCTGGGGTGATGGTTGACAGATCAACTCGGAGGTCTTGCTGGCtgtccagtctgtttctgcttttaGTTTTCAGCACGGCCATAGCAGAGAAGCCACTTTCACACAGATAAGCAGTGCTGAACGGTAGCATGATTCACTACAGGCGAGAGCAGAATAATCTCCCATTACTCTGCACCAGAACTGTGGCTGTGTCCGCGATCAAATGACAGCTCCACCAGCAGATCCTTTTCGTTGCTTGGCAACGTGACGATTCCCATCTCCACTCGAAAGGAGGCCGGTGTCCTGTCGTCTAGTGTCCTGTTCTCCACCGGGAAGTAGTCACTCCTCCGGGAATTAGTCGCAAAACTTTCCCTGCAGCTTGACATGATGCTGTTTAAGTTCTTTTTTCAGTGTATCGCAATGTGGTATGTTGATCAGATTCTGAATCTCAAAATCAGCATTGGGAAACATGTCAATCCTCCCATTAGAAACTTGCCCAAACTGCAAATCCATGTTGTCCCTTTGTTCAAATCGATTGTGCCCCCTCCCTCCATTGAGCGAATTCAGATGATCAAAAATATCCGCCAGCTAAGCAACTTGCGCGACCCATTCCTCTCAATCGAAATGTTCGAAGCTCATAAAAGCGACCCAACGCGTTACCCCTGGAAAGCCAGCGGACCTCTGCATGATTAAGCACCTGTTGGCGCTCGCTCCCCATATCCCTACAGAAGGCCTGGAAACACCTGCTTTTTGTCAAACTCTTTTTGATATAGTTGACACACTTGATCACATTCTGGAGAGTGGTGTGGAGCTCAggcacaatgtcctttgctgccAATGCCTTCCTGTGTAGGAAGCAGTGGTTGCACTTGGAGCTCTCTCCAGGATCCGCTGTAATACTCCGGAGTGCTTTCCCGTCATGGCAGCTTCCCAATCAGTGGTCACACCGACGCACCCACCCCAGGCAAGTCCCACGGAGCCCAGGTACATATCCATTGTGTTAAAGACAgcctctgtggtggtggtgggcaaATCAGCATTAAAAAGGACCCGCTCCTCGAAGTTATTATCCCAGACGTGTCTGACATCGACCATTAGAATTGCATGGTTAGCCACATCTGTGGATTCATCAAGCTGCTGCACTGTAAGTTGTGCATCTATCTTGACATGTTCTCCTAAACACAAATTAGATTTCATTAAGTCCTGAAGGTATTGCTTTACATATAGAATTAAATTTATGTATTTGGAAGTTATGTTTCTAAGAACTTTCTATGAGAGAATAATTCCttttttatcaaataaatcaagcacaaatataatatttatttcaaacCACTTCGGGAAGAAGAAATACTTGTTTTTAACAACAGTATCTTTGTTGTTTCACAGAAGTGCCTTGTGTGGGGAGAAGTTGTGGACGTAACTTATTTTCCAGGRtaaaatgtatttttcatgacATTTGGAGAATAGTTGCATTTCCACAAAAATGTAAGACCAcccaatttcataaaaatatgacAGGGAATGAAGTGCCATATAGATTCAGAGCTAAGCATACATCTTTTTTATCCAMTTTACTTTAAAGATATTGTTGATATCAATCAAATCTAGTACTTCAAGCCCACCATCAGCTCTTTGGTTTGATATTACAGACTTCTTAAGTTTGCATTGTTTATTTTTCCGTATAAAGTCTAGGAAAGTTTTGTTGATATCCTTGCTGGTTTGATCCACTTCAAATAGGGATTGAGCATGGTAGACAAAACGTGACAGACCCTCTGCTTTGGACAATTAAAAACCTTCCAATAATAGAGAGGTCACGCTGGGGCCAGTTGTTAAAGATGGATTTTGTTTTCTTTCATCTCTGAGAGAAATTGAGATGTTGACtgacaatgtgttttttttgctatGTGCAACCCTAAATATTTCACATTATCTTTCACTGGAATATTCTCAACAGATTGGTAATTTGAGTTATGTATGGataatatttcacatttatttaagttAAGTTCCAGACCAGAAGCAGAAGAGAACGATTTGATAATATTAAGTGTATCCTTGTTCCTTGTCTTTTAGAAATAGCTGTATCGTCTGCTAATTGagatatttaaatgtattttccaaatattgaaataccttttaattcattttttttttttttatgctaatAGATAGTACTTCTACAACTAAAAGGAATAAGAAAGCTGAAATAGGGCAACCCTGGCGTACACTAGGGTGAATATTAAATATTTGAGATGTGTTCCGATTAATCATAATAGAACTATTCATatctttataaaatgtattaataacagAGACAAAGCTAGTTCCGAAACCAATAGTYTACATCGAATGTCTTAGGAATTTGTGTTAAATTGTATCAAATGCTTACAAAAGTCGAGGAATAGAATAATAGCCTCTGATTCAATTGAATCAGCCTAATCAATCAAGTCTAAAACYAACCTAATGTTACAGCTGATGTGGTGACCTTTCATGAAACCAGTTTGGGtttcattaacaaggtgtttttttAAAGTCTATTAGCATATGCCAAAGTTATCAATTTATAATCTATATTTAATAATGTAATAGGTCTCCAATTATCTATGAAAAGGGGATCTTTATCAGGTTTTGGTATTAAAGAAATAACCCCATGTTTCATGGCGCTTATCATCTCACCCTTAGCTAGGCATTCTTGTAACACGTTGAATACTGGTCCCTCTAAATGTTCCCAAAAGTGTAAATAGAATTCCACAGAAAGACCATCTGTTCCAGGTGCTTTGCCCTTCTTCATAGATTTAAGAGCATCTCTAATCTCTACAATAGAAAACTCATCTTCCCATATGGACTTGAACTCATCAGAAATCATTGGAACATGACCATGGACGTGTTTTATAAAATGTTCACATTCAATCCCGTTAAAATTAGATTGATGCAGATGTTCATAGAAAGATCACACAAAGCTAGAGATGATCTTTGGGTCTTTACACAAGGCGTTGTCAATATTTATGGCAGAAAGAGATTTTCTCTTATAGTTCCTTTTTTCAAGAGCAAAAAAATAGTTTGTgtttttctcaccctcctcaaCCCATTTTGCTCTAGTTCTAATAAAGGGCCCTTTAGCTAAATTCATGTACATTTGATCTAGTTCTATTCCAGAGATTTGAATACCGAGACACTGTATTCAAATCTCATTCTTCCTCTGCTGAAAGGGTATCCTTTTCTAAAAGAACATTCCATTTATTCGTAAGCTCATCTTCTTTCAAAAKTGTTTGCTTTAGTTCCTTACTGCGTGTAATGGCGATAGATCTTACTTTGAATTTAAATATTTCCCACTTCCATGCTTTGATTCTAaatcatttgaattaaacaaGTCTATGATCAAGTTCTTTATGTTCTTGTTGAAGACTGGATCCTTTAGGAGTGAATTGTTACGTTTCCAGTATCCTCGAATGCCACTGGATTTTTCAGAACATTCTAACGTCaataaaataattgtatgatCAGTCAAAGGAGCATGTTTATGACTTacttcttgtacatactgtaaaagTGTGGGATAAATGAGAAACAGATCAATTCTGGATCTGACCATCATTGACCTATTACACCAGGTGTATTTGTTTAAGTTTCTGTTAAAGAAACGCCATGTATCAACCACTGTCAGTTTACTGCAAAATGAGGTGATAATGTCACTATTCTGAGATCTCTGAGCTATTCTAGGTGGAAATCTATCTAAAGAGTTATCAGGTGTTTCATTGAAGTCTCCAGATATTATAAGCCATGCATTTGTATACTTGTTTTGAAAACGGTGCTTTTCTTTTAGTTATGTTTTGTAAACCCCTGGCATTTAGAGAGACAAGGAGGTCAAGGGAATGTCATGAAAGTACTGGATGTTTTGAAAACACTGTGCTCAGGTATATAGCTACATGGACTTAAAATTTATGTTGTTCTATTCTTTCTAAATCAAATGATAACGTTAAGTAAGAGTTAGCTAAATTACTCTTGAGTAATAAGTCGATTGTGATTTGTACGTTCACCCCGTTTTTATATCATCAGGTTCGTAAATGTGAATACGGGTTCATCATATTGATCAACAACTACCTCATTTTAGGGTAGTCCAGTTCTATCTCGAAGCTCAGGTTTCCTTACTAGCTACCTAGCTTACTGGTTCCACTAGTTAACCAGATATTCATATCACTACACTGtatttgttttatatttaaattacattttgtcaggttaTATAACGTTTTGAGTTCAATGCACTAAATAT from Salvelinus sp. IW2-2015 linkage group LG14, ASM291031v2, whole genome shotgun sequence includes:
- the LOC111973345 gene encoding acyl-protein thioesterase 1-like codes for the protein MSPKPKSATGCMCGNNMSLPLPAIVPAARKATAAVIFLHGLGDTGNVWAEAFAGIQTPHVKNMCPHAPIKPLTLNVGISKPSWFDIIRLQTDAEEDEAGIKQASEKIKTLIDQEVKNGITSHRIVLGGFSQGGALSLYTALTTQQKLGKVVALSCWLPLQHTFPQXSANSANKEIHVLQCHGEADPLVPVK